Proteins from a genomic interval of Longimicrobium sp.:
- a CDS encoding MATE family efflux transporter, with translation MNPSAAAPTDPPQTAAAPPASTAAPAAIAAPGRRYDRSIIEGPLAPAVWKLAWPTMLTNIFGGLQGIIDHVMVGHYVGFTANAGIGVATQIWIVIVVFIMSVFTGMSVLVARFVGAGDEEMADRTVYQAFLTALGISLLVLAPVGWFAAPALLTLVNATAAVQAEALPYLRISMVFSSGMLIFFLTSGALRSAGDARTPMVLGIAMTLMNIALNVVFITGVGPIPAYGTAGAAMGTVIAAGLLGVYSLFKLWHGGWVVSFPKGRGYAPDWGIIKSLFRFGLPAGIQGIAMNVGGLLLLAFIGSLAQSAAAQAAYAVSYGQLFSLVTWTSVGLMGAAAAVAGQNLGAGQPDRANEAVHVAARIAMAGAGFLGLFFFFLPRTLLGVFGMDEPGVVDLGVQLLRILSVSGLMIAVALTYTGGLQGTGDTKGPLYISIVSQVMVPLGICAVVERVATLDPLDIWLAILAGHTTRCALSVLRFRQGKWRNIAVDVRR, from the coding sequence TTGAATCCGTCCGCAGCCGCACCGACCGATCCGCCGCAGACGGCCGCCGCGCCGCCCGCCAGCACCGCCGCGCCCGCCGCCATCGCCGCGCCGGGGCGGCGCTACGACCGCTCCATCATCGAGGGCCCGCTGGCGCCCGCCGTGTGGAAGCTGGCGTGGCCCACCATGCTGACGAACATCTTCGGCGGGCTGCAGGGCATCATCGACCACGTGATGGTGGGCCACTACGTGGGCTTCACCGCCAACGCCGGCATCGGGGTGGCCACGCAGATCTGGATCGTCATCGTGGTCTTCATCATGTCGGTGTTCACGGGAATGAGCGTGCTGGTGGCGCGCTTCGTGGGCGCGGGCGACGAGGAGATGGCGGACCGCACGGTCTACCAGGCGTTCCTGACCGCCCTCGGCATCTCGCTGCTGGTGCTGGCGCCCGTGGGATGGTTTGCGGCGCCGGCACTGCTGACCCTGGTGAACGCCACCGCCGCCGTGCAGGCCGAGGCGCTGCCCTACCTGCGCATCTCCATGGTGTTCAGCAGCGGAATGCTGATCTTCTTCCTCACCAGCGGCGCCCTGCGCTCCGCGGGCGACGCGCGGACGCCCATGGTGCTGGGCATCGCCATGACGCTGATGAACATTGCCCTGAACGTGGTGTTCATCACCGGCGTGGGCCCCATTCCCGCCTACGGCACGGCCGGCGCGGCCATGGGAACGGTCATCGCGGCCGGGCTGCTGGGCGTGTACTCGCTCTTCAAGCTGTGGCACGGCGGATGGGTGGTCTCGTTCCCCAAGGGCCGGGGATACGCGCCCGACTGGGGCATCATCAAGTCGCTCTTCCGCTTCGGCCTGCCGGCCGGGATCCAGGGGATCGCCATGAACGTGGGCGGGCTGCTGCTGCTGGCGTTCATCGGCTCGCTGGCGCAGAGCGCGGCGGCGCAGGCGGCGTACGCGGTGTCGTACGGGCAGCTCTTTTCGCTGGTCACCTGGACGTCGGTGGGGCTGATGGGCGCCGCCGCCGCCGTCGCCGGGCAGAACCTGGGCGCCGGCCAGCCGGACCGCGCCAACGAGGCGGTGCACGTGGCCGCGCGCATCGCCATGGCGGGCGCCGGCTTCCTGGGGCTGTTCTTCTTCTTCCTTCCCCGCACGCTGCTGGGCGTGTTCGGCATGGACGAGCCTGGGGTGGTGGACCTCGGCGTGCAGCTGCTGCGCATCCTGAGCGTTTCGGGGCTGATGATCGCCGTGGCGCTCACCTACACCGGCGGGCTGCAGGGCACGGGCGACACCAAGGGGCCGCTCTACATTTCCATCGTCTCGCAGGTGATGGTACCGCTGGGTATCTGCGCCGTCGTGGAGCGCGTGGCCACGCTGGACCCGCTGGACATCTGGCTGGCGATCCTTGCGGGGCATACGACGCGCTGCGCGCTCAGCGTCCTCCGCTTCCGGCAGGGGAAGTGGCGGAACATCGCGGTGGACGTCCGGCGGTAG